One window from the genome of Candidatus Nealsonbacteria bacterium encodes:
- the tgt gene encoding tRNA guanosine(34) transglycosylase Tgt, with translation MFEFKISSKDNKSRARRGTLKTPSGKIDTPCFVPVATKGALKGPAFKKVASFGAQIFMVNTFHFFCNDRYKEVSRAGGLHSFMSEGYPLMTDSGGFQVFSLGSGWEYGVGKLASGGNTGKKKKNNMVSIDDDGVSFFSPYNGNLLRMNPEISIKVQEKLGADIIFAFDECTSPLDSYEYTKESLYRTNKWAIRCINSFKGKNQAMLGIIQGGPYKDLRKESAKFIGSLPFFGFGIGGSFGGSFGDSKPSMHSVLDEVIPLLPESKPRHLLGIGEPDDILESVERGIDLFDCVIPTRWARHGAAITSKGRVNLRAAKFLKKKSPIDKDCGCPVCQSYSLSYIHHLLREKEIYGMILLAEHNLFWIQNLMKEIRISIKEGSFQEFKKKILKKYSS, from the coding sequence ATGTTTGAATTCAAGATTTCTTCAAAAGATAATAAGAGTCGAGCTAGGCGTGGAACTTTAAAGACTCCGAGCGGAAAGATAGATACACCCTGCTTTGTTCCGGTAGCTACCAAAGGGGCCCTAAAAGGCCCTGCTTTTAAGAAGGTGGCTTCTTTTGGCGCGCAGATATTTATGGTCAATACTTTCCATTTTTTTTGCAATGATCGATACAAGGAAGTATCTCGGGCTGGTGGCCTTCATAGTTTTATGTCTGAAGGTTATCCTTTAATGACTGACAGTGGAGGGTTTCAGGTTTTTAGTCTTGGATCAGGATGGGAATATGGAGTGGGGAAATTAGCATCAGGCGGTAATACGGGGAAGAAGAAAAAGAATAATATGGTTTCAATTGATGATGACGGAGTTTCTTTTTTTTCTCCATACAACGGTAACCTTTTAAGAATGAATCCTGAAATATCTATTAAAGTTCAAGAAAAACTGGGTGCTGATATCATTTTTGCTTTCGATGAGTGTACTTCTCCTTTAGATTCTTATGAATATACTAAAGAGTCTTTATATCGAACTAATAAGTGGGCCATAAGATGCATAAATTCTTTTAAGGGAAAGAATCAAGCTATGCTCGGTATTATTCAGGGTGGGCCTTATAAAGATTTGAGAAAAGAATCGGCTAAATTTATTGGTAGTCTTCCTTTTTTTGGATTTGGAATTGGCGGCTCATTTGGCGGCTCATTTGGTGATAGTAAGCCGAGTATGCATTCGGTCTTAGATGAAGTCATTCCTTTATTGCCCGAATCAAAACCACGCCACCTGCTTGGCATTGGGGAGCCTGATGATATCCTAGAATCAGTAGAAAGAGGAATTGATCTTTTTGATTGTGTTATACCTACTCGTTGGGCTCGTCATGGAGCAGCGATTACTTCAAAAGGGAGAGTTAATTTAAGAGCTGCAAAATTTTTAAAGAAAAAAAGCCCTATTGATAAGGACTGTGGCTGTCCTGTATGTCAGAGTTATTCCTTGAGCTATATCCATCATCTTCTAAGAGAGAAGGAGATATATGGAATGATTCTTTTGGCTGAACATAATTTATTTTGGATTCAGAATCTAATGAAAGAAATTAGAATCTCAATAAAAGAAGGTAGCTTCCAAGAATTTAAAAAGAAAATCCTTAAGAAGTATTCATCTTAA
- a CDS encoding response regulator — protein sequence MKKILIVEDDPFLIDIYVTKFEKRGYNVTSAKDGEEALECALREPFDIIMLDIILPKMDGWDVLREIRNSKERKDARVVVLSNSEDDSKRIQQQLRVEKHLIKAHYTPEETVKEVEELL from the coding sequence ATGAAAAAAATACTTATTGTAGAAGATGATCCTTTTCTAATAGATATATATGTCACAAAGTTTGAGAAACGTGGTTACAATGTAACTTCAGCAAAAGATGGAGAAGAAGCTCTTGAGTGTGCTCTAAGAGAACCTTTTGATATTATAATGCTTGATATTATTTTGCCTAAAATGGATGGATGGGATGTATTAAGGGAAATAAGAAATAGCAAAGAAAGAAAAGATGCAAGGGTTGTAGTTCTTTCAAATTCAGAAGACGATAGCAAAAGAATTCAGCAACAACTACGGGTTGAGAAGCATTTAATTAAAGCCCATTATACTCCAGAAGAGACAGTGAAGGAAGTAGAGGAATTATTATAA
- a CDS encoding HAMP domain-containing histidine kinase encodes MGKERTTSQFNVIQNCRNYDIPLWQCPQFLFIIMGLVMIGAIMLSSFIGTKYLMGPEIIVLATISITIFLFIIAFIIVQSFEKMAEANRMKTEFINIASHQLRTPLTNIKWGSDAIINENLNKDQADSLKIIQINIERMAKLISGLLMVSRIEQKRLTRNDELFSLEEMARQIIAESKFHSDGRKINVNFVANDNLPKIMGDPFQIKTVFENLLNNALKHSPENTTINVSLARKGKSALLEISDNGIGIPEEDHKYIFQKFFKAKNVMKTNTEGTGLGLFICKSIIKSMGGDINFKSAVGKGTTFWFTLPLINKK; translated from the coding sequence ATGGGAAAAGAACGAACGACATCTCAATTTAATGTAATACAAAATTGTCGTAACTATGACATCCCTTTATGGCAATGCCCTCAGTTCTTATTTATTATTATGGGCTTGGTTATGATAGGAGCCATCATGCTTAGTTCGTTTATAGGAACAAAATATCTTATGGGTCCTGAAATAATAGTGCTTGCCACAATTAGCATTACTATCTTCCTTTTTATCATCGCTTTTATCATAGTTCAAAGTTTTGAAAAAATGGCTGAGGCAAACAGAATGAAAACTGAATTTATTAATATTGCCTCACATCAACTGCGAACTCCGCTAACCAATATAAAGTGGGGGTCTGATGCAATAATTAACGAAAACCTTAATAAAGACCAAGCTGATAGCTTGAAAATAATTCAAATAAATATAGAGCGAATGGCAAAGCTGATATCAGGCCTGTTAATGGTTTCACGAATCGAACAAAAAAGACTAACTCGAAATGATGAACTCTTTTCTTTAGAAGAGATGGCACGTCAAATAATTGCAGAAAGTAAGTTCCACTCTGACGGTCGCAAAATTAATGTTAACTTTGTCGCTAATGATAATTTGCCTAAAATCATGGGCGACCCATTTCAAATAAAAACGGTTTTTGAAAACCTTCTAAACAACGCTTTGAAACATAGTCCTGAAAATACAACAATAAATGTTTCTTTGGCACGAAAAGGAAAATCAGCTTTGCTTGAAATATCAGATAATGGCATTGGTATACCAGAAGAAGATCATAAATATATTTTTCAGAAATTCTTTAAAGCAAAAAATGTAATGAAAACAAATACGGAAGGAACGGGACTAGGACTTTTCATTTGTAAGTCAATAATAAAAAGTATGGGCGGAGATATAAATTTCAAGAGTGCTGTTGGTAAGGGAACAACTTTTTGGTTTACCCTACCCTTAATAAATAAAAAATAA
- a CDS encoding response regulator, translating into MQKILFIEDESALQRTLGKKLELAGYTIIEAMDGEKGIELAKSEKPDLILLDLILPKKNGFDVLKEIRSFEKTKNIPVIILTNLDGTKEVEKALEFGATTYLVKINYSLEDVIEKIGKILSKNEN; encoded by the coding sequence ATGCAAAAGATACTATTCATTGAAGATGAATCAGCGCTTCAAAGGACTCTAGGTAAAAAATTAGAATTGGCTGGCTATACAATAATAGAAGCTATGGACGGAGAAAAAGGAATTGAATTAGCAAAGTCCGAAAAGCCAGACCTTATCTTGCTTGACCTTATTCTGCCTAAAAAAAATGGTTTTGATGTACTAAAAGAAATAAGATCTTTTGAGAAAACTAAAAACATTCCCGTAATTATCTTAACCAATCTAGATGGAACTAAAGAGGTTGAAAAAGCACTTGAATTTGGCGCAACCACTTATTTGGTAAAAATTAATTATAGTCTTGAAGACGTAATAGAAAAGATCGGAAAAATACTTAGCAAGAATGAAAATTGA
- a CDS encoding GspE/PulE family protein produces the protein MKIENQQLRSFLIGADIITEEQFNQISQRAVKENKKISDILVAEKFISEENLIKMKAYILGIPFINLEEKKIDANILKIIPEPIARSHNIIAFKQENKKLEVAMTDPEDLGTIDFIRKKSGLTILPRLTTMESIKKSLRQYHQSLETEFGDIIKKEEKEAEVLEKVAEEVSVVRIVDTLIKHATLQGASDIHIEPQEKELIVRYRIDGILRDAMVLPINIALGVVARIKVLSNLKLDEHRLPQDGRFKVNYEDSHYSLRVSILPVSYGEKVVMRLLPETTEILTLEEIGLKGDSLENVKEALKKTTGMILVTGPTGSGKTSTLYTVIDMLNTPRVNISTVEDPIEYQIKRVAQTQVNPKIGLTFATGLRSLVRQDPDIIMVGEIRDEETASLAVNAALTGHLVLSTLHTTSAAGAVSRLMDMEIESFLISSTLNIIIAQRLVRRLHKSKKEYRLEKSDIESLKKYFDINRLTDLLIKEGIISKGQSIQDVPFFKPGKTKDCPDGYQGRVGIFEVLKVSDNIRKIITKKPDSMEIHKAAQEEGMVSLMESGFIKAAQGITSIEEVLRVIIE, from the coding sequence ATGAAAATTGAGAATCAACAATTAAGATCTTTCCTAATTGGTGCTGATATAATAACTGAAGAACAGTTTAATCAAATTAGTCAAAGGGCTGTAAAGGAGAATAAAAAAATATCAGATATTCTTGTAGCTGAAAAGTTTATCTCTGAAGAGAATCTAATAAAAATGAAGGCCTATATCTTGGGCATTCCTTTTATTAATTTAGAAGAAAAGAAAATTGATGCAAACATATTAAAAATCATACCCGAACCAATAGCACGCTCACATAATATTATTGCCTTTAAACAAGAAAACAAAAAACTAGAGGTAGCCATGACTGACCCTGAAGATTTAGGAACGATTGATTTCATTAGAAAGAAATCTGGTCTAACAATTCTCCCCCGACTAACCACCATGGAGAGTATTAAAAAATCTCTCAGGCAATATCATCAATCACTTGAAACTGAATTCGGAGATATAATTAAAAAAGAAGAGAAAGAAGCTGAAGTGCTTGAAAAAGTAGCCGAAGAAGTATCGGTTGTAAGAATAGTTGACACCTTAATAAAGCACGCTACCCTTCAAGGGGCTTCAGATATCCATATTGAGCCACAAGAAAAAGAATTAATTGTGCGATACAGAATAGACGGAATATTAAGAGATGCGATGGTATTGCCTATAAACATTGCTCTTGGCGTTGTAGCTAGAATAAAGGTTCTCTCTAATTTAAAACTTGATGAGCATAGACTTCCCCAAGATGGAAGATTTAAAGTTAATTATGAAGATTCCCATTATTCATTAAGAGTATCTATCCTGCCTGTCTCTTATGGAGAAAAGGTTGTTATGCGTCTCCTTCCAGAAACTACAGAAATACTAACACTCGAAGAAATTGGACTGAAAGGAGATTCATTAGAAAATGTAAAAGAAGCACTTAAAAAAACAACTGGAATGATTCTTGTTACCGGTCCAACCGGATCAGGCAAAACTAGTACCCTCTATACAGTAATAGATATGCTTAACACTCCTCGAGTTAACATTTCTACCGTAGAAGACCCGATTGAGTATCAAATAAAAAGAGTGGCCCAAACCCAAGTTAATCCGAAAATTGGACTGACCTTTGCTACCGGATTAAGATCATTAGTCAGACAAGATCCTGATATTATCATGGTTGGAGAGATAAGAGATGAGGAAACAGCTAGCCTAGCAGTTAATGCTGCACTAACTGGTCACTTGGTGCTATCAACTCTCCATACTACAAGCGCTGCCGGAGCTGTATCTAGATTAATGGATATGGAAATTGAATCATTCTTAATATCCTCCACATTAAACATAATTATCGCTCAAAGACTTGTAAGACGTCTGCATAAAAGTAAAAAAGAATATCGATTAGAAAAAAGCGACATAGAAAGTTTGAAAAAATATTTTGATATAAACAGACTGACTGATCTGTTAATAAAAGAAGGGATTATTAGTAAGGGGCAAAGCATTCAAGATGTGCCATTTTTTAAGCCCGGAAAGACAAAGGATTGTCCTGATGGATATCAGGGAAGAGTCGGTATCTTTGAAGTACTAAAAGTTAGTGATAATATTAGGAAAATTATTACAAAAAAACCTGACTCAATGGAGATTCATAAGGCTGCCCAAGAAGAAGGAATGGTATCATTGATGGAATCGGGATTTATAAAAGCTGCTCAGGGAATTACTTCAATCGAAGAAGTACTAAGGGTAATAATCGAATAA
- a CDS encoding type II secretion system F family protein, which yields MKYKYVAIDNNGERTKEVANFENETELSKYLHSKGLFLVSAEPVKSSKKASISFFKKVSLSEKMFFIRHLKVMISAGLSLSKALDALEKQTKNNFLKEAVITIKDDVKSGKRFSEALLKHPAIFSEFFYNMIRASEESGTTEEVLGILSDHIEKEYSLKSKVKGALIYPAVIISAMLGVGVIMLVFVIPQLAQTFKEMELELPNSTQAIISIGGFLANNLILIPVAIIGIAFSTTLFLRTKTGKRVFSWISLKIPLIATFTRNTSSAHISRTLSSLLNSGTSITRSLEIVTNTLGNLYFQDAIAATSEKVKKGEKLSKALSQYDDILSPLIIQMVEVGEETGETSSLLLKAAEFLEEEVEATTKNLTSIIEPILMILIGVAIGFFAISMLQPMYSMLGAF from the coding sequence ATGAAATATAAATACGTTGCCATAGATAATAATGGAGAGCGAACCAAAGAAGTGGCGAATTTTGAAAATGAAACTGAACTTTCAAAATACCTTCACTCTAAAGGTCTCTTCCTTGTTTCTGCAGAACCAGTCAAATCTTCTAAAAAAGCATCTATTAGTTTTTTTAAAAAGGTTTCTCTTTCCGAGAAGATGTTTTTTATTAGACATCTAAAAGTAATGATATCAGCAGGACTTTCCCTCTCTAAGGCCCTTGATGCTCTTGAAAAACAAACTAAAAATAATTTCCTAAAAGAAGCCGTCATTACAATAAAAGATGATGTAAAAAGTGGTAAAAGATTTTCAGAAGCACTTTTAAAACATCCTGCAATCTTTTCTGAATTTTTCTATAACATGATTAGGGCTTCAGAAGAATCTGGAACAACCGAAGAAGTATTAGGAATTCTTTCTGATCATATAGAAAAGGAGTATTCTCTAAAATCAAAAGTAAAAGGAGCGCTAATTTATCCTGCAGTAATCATTTCAGCCATGCTTGGGGTCGGAGTAATCATGTTAGTCTTTGTTATTCCTCAATTGGCTCAGACCTTTAAAGAAATGGAACTTGAGCTGCCCAACTCAACTCAGGCGATAATAAGTATCGGTGGCTTTCTTGCTAATAACTTAATTCTTATCCCCGTTGCTATTATTGGAATAGCCTTTTCTACGACCCTATTCCTTCGAACAAAAACCGGAAAAAGAGTTTTTAGCTGGATATCACTTAAAATACCTCTCATAGCTACTTTTACAAGAAACACGAGTTCAGCACATATTAGTCGTACACTTAGTTCTCTTCTTAATTCAGGTACCTCTATTACAAGAAGCCTAGAGATTGTTACAAACACTTTAGGTAACCTATATTTCCAAGATGCAATAGCGGCAACTTCGGAAAAAGTGAAAAAAGGGGAAAAGCTCTCTAAGGCGCTAAGCCAATATGATGACATTCTCTCACCACTCATTATTCAAATGGTGGAAGTCGGAGAAGAGACTGGAGAAACATCAAGCCTTTTATTGAAAGCAGCTGAATTCTTGGAAGAAGAAGTTGAAGCCACAACTAAAAACTTAACATCAATAATTGAGCCGATTTTAATGATTCTTATCGGTGTGGCTATAGGATTCTTTGCAATTTCTATGCTTCAGCCAATGTATTCAATGTTGGGAGCATTTTAA
- a CDS encoding prepilin-type N-terminal cleavage/methylation domain-containing protein: MKKGFTLIELLIVISVVMILVAISFPMFSFFRKESELNSASEEIISILRIAQNRTISSKQANSWGVYFNRTTSPESITLFKGKSYATRESGEDKRALLPLSVEMFEIDFQNIGSEVIFERITGKAIQVGHIAIRIINDPRKERLICIGPYIIGLCQGYE; encoded by the coding sequence ATGAAAAAAGGATTTACATTAATTGAACTTCTTATCGTCATTAGTGTTGTAATGATATTGGTAGCAATATCATTTCCTATGTTTTCTTTTTTTCGAAAAGAATCTGAATTAAATAGTGCTTCTGAAGAGATAATAAGTATTCTAAGAATTGCGCAAAATAGAACCATATCCTCAAAGCAAGCAAATAGCTGGGGAGTATATTTTAACAGGACGACATCTCCAGAAAGCATAACCCTCTTCAAGGGAAAAAGTTACGCCACCCGAGAAAGTGGCGAGGACAAGAGAGCATTACTTCCCCTATCAGTTGAAATGTTTGAAATTGATTTTCAAAATATAGGGTCCGAGGTGATATTTGAAAGGATAACCGGAAAGGCTATTCAGGTTGGCCACATAGCCATACGAATAATTAATGACCCCAGAAAAGAAAGATTAATCTGTATAGGGCCATATATAATTGGACTTTGCCAAGGATATGAATAA
- a CDS encoding prepilin-type N-terminal cleavage/methylation domain-containing protein, giving the protein MNKIKNNKGMTIVEVLVAIGVIVIIFGIMSGLSIFSLRITNLAKETSQANHLATEAMEAVRSFRDGTDWNINGLASLTLAPQEYHPEIINDSWALAPGDQEIDGFNRKIIINEVRRNISGNIIESGGSVDQDSRKITVIVSWKDQEVKIISYLTNWRQ; this is encoded by the coding sequence ATGAATAAAATAAAAAACAATAAAGGAATGACGATCGTGGAGGTTTTAGTAGCTATTGGGGTTATTGTAATAATCTTTGGAATTATGTCTGGGCTATCCATATTCTCTCTACGAATCACAAATTTAGCCAAAGAAACCTCTCAAGCAAACCATTTAGCCACAGAAGCAATGGAGGCTGTTAGGTCATTTAGAGATGGAACTGATTGGAATATTAATGGTTTAGCCTCACTAACGCTAGCCCCTCAGGAATATCATCCGGAAATAATTAATGACTCTTGGGCTCTAGCGCCCGGTGACCAGGAAATAGATGGTTTTAATCGAAAAATAATAATCAATGAAGTAAGAAGAAATATTTCGGGAAATATTATTGAATCTGGCGGATCAGTAGATCAAGATAGCAGAAAAATAACTGTTATAGTTTCCTGGAAAGATCAGGAGGTTAAAATCATCAGCTACTTAACTAACTGGAGACAATGA
- a CDS encoding type II secretion system GspH family protein, translating into MKNIRKRGFTLIEVLTYISILIIATLAISSFLIWMIRFNINMKTLRETQHYTERAMRIMNNEIKFSTMIIDDNSNFNNHPGKISIKSSDGSITDFFLYDGLLYIEKELDKTPLFPDYITITNLIFRKITNKERNSIQIEMTAEHKGPINRPEYQSVINMRSTTSLRIY; encoded by the coding sequence ATGAAAAATATAAGAAAAAGAGGATTTACCCTAATAGAGGTGCTAACCTATATAAGCATCTTGATAATTGCTACTTTGGCAATTTCATCTTTCCTTATCTGGATGATACGGTTCAATATCAATATGAAAACCTTAAGAGAGACACAGCACTATACCGAAAGAGCGATGAGAATTATGAATAACGAAATAAAGTTCTCTACTATGATAATCGATGATAATAGTAATTTCAATAATCATCCAGGAAAAATATCTATTAAAAGTTCTGACGGATCTATTACAGATTTCTTTCTTTACGACGGTCTTCTTTATATAGAGAAAGAACTGGATAAAACGCCGTTATTTCCAGACTATATTACGATAACTAATTTAATTTTCAGAAAAATCACCAATAAGGAAAGAAATTCGATTCAAATAGAAATGACAGCGGAACATAAGGGACCAATCAATCGTCCTGAATATCAATCAGTAATTAATATGAGGTCAACGACTTCATTAAGAATATATTAA
- the pilM gene encoding type IV pilus assembly protein PilM, with protein MLERLTLNPSSFGLDLSDSSIKIINLEKRKGGPYCSAWGEMKLERGIIEAGEIKNEDALVQAIKNAVSNIYGEKIKTKHVVASLPEERSFLQVIQMPKLSEEEMVSSIHYEVENYIPLSIDNVYFDFQLIRPAGHNINHVDVLINAIPREIIDPYVRCIKRAGLIPGALEIESQAITRALINKNRSDIPTLIVDIGENKTIFIIFSGTSLRFTFSFPFSSSKITQSIAEKSAVDMETAEDIKRKYNLQEGGRDPELKDVFEAIRENLIDLTQEMKKHLEFYKTRTTHEHLPNSTGEVGKIILCGGGSNLRGIDKFVEERVGVITEIGNPWTNASNVVTKKDSLSLEKSLGLSTAIGLALRDF; from the coding sequence ATGCTAGAACGATTAACATTAAATCCGTCATCATTTGGCCTTGATCTTTCCGATTCTTCAATTAAGATAATCAATCTTGAAAAAAGGAAGGGGGGGCCATATTGTTCAGCTTGGGGTGAAATGAAGCTTGAGCGCGGAATAATAGAGGCTGGGGAAATAAAAAATGAAGATGCTTTAGTTCAGGCCATTAAAAACGCGGTTTCAAACATTTATGGTGAAAAAATAAAGACAAAGCATGTGGTAGCTTCTCTTCCAGAAGAAAGATCATTTCTTCAAGTTATCCAAATGCCTAAACTTTCTGAAGAAGAAATGGTAAGCTCAATTCATTACGAAGTAGAAAACTATATCCCTTTATCAATAGATAATGTTTATTTTGATTTTCAATTGATAAGACCAGCGGGGCATAACATTAACCACGTAGATGTTTTAATTAATGCAATCCCCAGAGAAATAATAGATCCATATGTAAGATGCATTAAAAGAGCTGGCTTAATTCCGGGAGCACTTGAAATAGAGTCTCAGGCCATAACTCGTGCTTTAATAAATAAAAATAGGAGTGATATCCCAACTCTCATAGTTGATATTGGTGAAAATAAAACTATTTTCATCATATTCTCTGGAACTAGCTTAAGATTTACGTTCTCCTTCCCCTTCTCATCAAGTAAAATAACTCAGTCTATAGCAGAAAAATCAGCTGTTGATATGGAGACAGCAGAAGACATTAAAAGGAAATATAATTTACAAGAAGGCGGACGTGATCCTGAATTAAAAGATGTATTTGAAGCAATTAGGGAAAATCTTATTGACTTAACTCAAGAAATGAAAAAACATCTGGAATTTTATAAAACCCGTACAACTCATGAACATTTACCAAATTCAACTGGAGAAGTGGGCAAAATAATTCTTTGTGGAGGTGGATCAAACCTTAGAGGAATAGATAAGTTTGTTGAGGAAAGAGTTGGAGTAATCACCGAGATTGGAAATCCATGGACAAATGCCTCTAATGTTGTCACAAAAAAAGACTCTTTAAGTTTAGAGAAATCGTTAGGCCTTAGCACGGCGATAGGATTAGCATTAAGAGATTTTTAA